The region tgcttcagttgtgtttgactctttgggaccccacagactatagcccaccaggctcctctgtccatgggattctccaggcaagaatactggagtgggttgccattccctcctcctcgggatcttcctgacccagggatcaaaccagaatcTGGTGTGGCGCCTgcgctgcaggtggattctttacctctgagccaccaaggaaagccttggaagaaaatttaagtTAGTTCGAGTTTCAGCAGGATGACTGTAGATCTTTTTTACTTCCCCTTGGGTTCCCTTGTCTTCCCCTGGTAGGCCAGGAGGAATGTAAAGTTGTAGTCATGTTGTGAAACCCATGTAAATTGAGTGTTTGATAGCCAgagctttaaaaagacataaacCCCATAAGATTGCATTACATGTAAATTTTTGGTTCAATTATCAGTCTCCATTTCCAATCTGATAAAACAGGAACAgcctccttcctttttttaaaaaaataacttactATCAGAACTTGaactaggacttctctggtggtccagtggttaagaattcgctttgcagtgcaggggacacaggttcagtccctggtctgggatgagcctgtgctctgcaacaagagaagtgaccacgatgagaaacctgtgcaccacaactagagagcaggccCAGCTCGCTGCAACTTGAGAAagcacccccccccgcccccccgccaatACAGCAGtgaagatgcagcacagccaaaaacaaataattaataattaaaggaaaaaaacccaacttGGACTAGTTTTTGCTCTCCTTGTTTTTCTCATCCTATTATCTAGTAATAGTTATTTTGTAAGTAAGACACTACTAATAATAAGCATATAGTAAATGTTACCTCCTAACAGGGTTCTGGCACTTAGCACAGCAATAAAACCAGTGTATTGAAAAAATGGCATTAGTCTGCATATGGTTAATAGAATCCATGTGTCCCCTTTAGAATGTTTGGTTTGTGTGTTGAGTCACAtgaaattatatgtaaaatgctCGACTCTAACCAGATAGTTGTCTCTAGAACCTTTGTGCCTTTCTCTTGTCTAAACCTTTCCATCCTCTTCCTCACCTTTGTGGGCTGCTCATTTCCTGCAGCTCCAACTTTTTGGTTCTTCAAATTTAATCTCTGGACCCAACGAGTGTGTTTTTATGCTGATTTTATCAGTGTGTATGTGAGGATAGAAGGGGAAAGAGTAGTTGAAATGTCCAGATTTTAAGATTCCTAATAGAGCAGACTCTTGGCATCTTCTCACCCAAAACACTCCACTAACTAGCATTAATATTTAGCACGTATTGCTGTAAAGAAATGTTCCTAGAGCATAGAAAATGTGTATATTGCAATAATTTTAATCTTGTGTGCCTGTACATACTCAATTCTCTTccgtcgtgttcaactctgcaaccccatggactgtagcccaccagcctcccctgtccataggatttatCCATGGCAAgtatactcaagtgggttgccatgccttcctctaggggatcttctccaccccaGAGCCTCCtgccattggcaggcagattctttgccactgagccacgtgggaaatCTTAAATGCCAATTTGTAAAGCTTTAATGAACCCCAACCAGAGCATTTTATTCTTCAGTTATATTAGATAAGAGCTTACTATAACCCCCAAGTATGTCCTGCCCTGTATTTTTCGCCTGTGCTCTGCTGTAGCTTTCTAATCCTTGAAACCACAGCTGTGTTTTCTAATATCAGTGGACTGCTTGGTCATTTTACTTGCTCTTGAGGTTTTAACCACAATGCTTGAGCAGTAGCTACACTTGTGCACTCATGCTAGAACATTTAGCAAGCAGATATTAGTAATAAtgaattctctttctcttcctaatTATGTAGCTCTGTAAGAAGCATCATTTTGGAATTAACAAACCAGAGAAGATTATACCATCTCCTGATGACTCAAAGTTTCTACTGAAGACCTTTACGCATATTAAATCCAATGTGTCTGCTCCtaataaaaagaaagtaagagTTTGACTGATATGGGCTTAGAATTCATCTTCGATTAGTTTTAAATGGAGGGGCGACTTTCCTGCTGGGAGACTTATTTTCAGACTACTCATCATCTTAAAGCACTGTCCCTGCATGTCCTTGggattatttttcacttttctcctagGGAGTTGTGTGGTATCCACATAATGTCTTGCATTTAATTCCTGCAGTAATAGTGGATACATTTCTTATAGGTTAAGGAAAGTAAAGAAAAGGAGAAGCTGGAGAGAAGATTACTCGAGGAGTTGCTGAAGATGTTCATGGACTCGGAATCCTTTTACTATAGCTTGACCTACGACCTGACCAATTCAGTGCAAAGGCAAAGCGCTGGGGAGGACCCCCGTCCCCTCTGGCAAAAGGTACACCTCACAGCTCAGAGCAGGGTTTGCCCCCAGAGCAGTTTATGGACCTGTGTGGCCTCTGTGGGAAAACTGAAGCAACGTGTTTCTGACCTATTTGTTTTCTACCTTTTCCAGGTTGATGACCGATTTTTTTGGAATAAATACATGATACAAGACCTTACTGAGATTGGTGTGAGTAGttgtttctgaaatattctaAGGTAGTTATAATTgttaagcaaatatttttaagttgtactaaaagaaatttaaaaactcacATAATGTTTTACCCTGTAGAATGGGAATCATTTAGCTAGGAAAAACCAAGGTACTGTTTTAAGGCGATTCACAGTTCAGCTATATGGCCACAGACTTATCTTTTTAGCAGGTTCCCATAGGACATTCGTAATTTAAAGATATGGAACTAAATCCATAGAGTTCCTCTaaaagatattttgtttttacCCACTGGAAATGTTGAAGCCCAGTTTTCCTTTAATgagatagtgaagtgaagtcgctcagttatgtctaacactttgtgaccccatggactgtagcctgccaggctcctccatctgtggaattttccaggcaaaaatactggagtgggttgccattttcttctccagaggatcttcacagcccagggatcaaacctagatctcctgcattgcaggcagactcttttaccgtctgagccactagggaatcccaGTTATTAAATgttcctgtttcctcatttgcattTATTGCTggaacaaaattataaataatgagaatggtaatgaaaataatgaatgtGGATAGATTCTTCACCTCACTGTTTTCAACTCTAATCACCTTCCTGAGATCCTGTCTACAGGCTCCATAAAACAGAACTGTGAGGGGACTTGGAAGATacggttgtaaaaaaaaaaaaagggggtggaTTTGAAGTTGATGCTGAAATCTGTATCAAGGGTAGATACAGATATGGAGACAGGGGAGAAAGAGGGACAAAGAACAACTTCTCTGGAGCACTTTTCATCCTTTACTGTCCCCGGATACAGTCAGTTGAGAAATTTTCTGAGTATTTTTAGTCTTAAAGACTAAGAGGAGATCTTTGCCTTTAATTAATACTTACCTAATTACATTggatgactttttaaatatttatggaaatgatttttttttggttcatTGACTGCTTAGATTTTAGCTGGGCACAAAGCAAGACTTTGTCTAAACTAGAAAGTAGAATAGACCTTTGTGTTTCATAACTAAGTGATCAAAGTTGGTTTTACTAAAGGCTTAATACAATTGTGAGTTGAAAAGCAACCTTTAAGCTATATCTTCTTTTATACCAACAGGAATTAGCTACATTTGTTAAATCCTTACTTTAAGCAGGCAGGCATTTTAGAttttactcatttaatcttcacagtaacCTTATGAGGTTGTTGTCTTATTTCACAAAGCAGAATGTCTGGAGGCCTGGAGAGGTTAAGTCATTCTCCTGAGTGAGGCAGTAAGTGGTGGAGCCTGAATTTGTACCCAGCCATCCAGCTCCTATGTTCTGGTCCCTCTCAGGCAGCTCTTCTTGAATGACCAccataaaggaaatgaaaggctctgccccctccctcccttcattcCTCAGTGTTCTCCAGTAAGCAGAAAATATGATTAAAGAATGGAAAGTTTCTGCTTCTAATAAACTAGCAAGTGTGTGATGTCCACTGCTTGAATTTAAGGAAGTATAGCAGTGCTGTACAGAATAGAAATAACATGGTGTTCATATTATTTTCAGACACGAGATGTGGACTTTTGGATCATCCCCATCATCCAAGGTTTTGTGCAGATTGAAGAGCTTGTGGTTAATTATAATGAGTCATCTGACGATGAGAAAAGCAGCCCAGAGACCCCACCTCAGGAGTCCACCTGTGTAGATGACATTTACCCACGATTTCTAGTGGCTCTCATTTCACGCCGAAGTAGACACAGAGCAGGTAAGTGGAGGGCTGTAATAGTGTGCAAATCAGATCCAAGCGAGAATGGAACATTGCAGATGAATTGAAATGCTAATGGCAATAATGGATTTGGAAAAACAGTTTCAAAGTGCTCAGTGACTCTCAGTAGTGTGGTGTAATTGGGGACCAATTTTTTGGAGAGAAGTGAATGGGAGAGTGTTaacaaaaggggaaagaaaatgaGGTATATTGTGGAAAAGAGCAGTAAGTCACTTGGGATGTGCTTCTAAATACCGTTGTTCCCACTGACAGCTTGTATCACTGTAATAAATCCTTAGTGCTAGCACCTTTGGGAAAACCCTCCTCTTTTAGTTTACAGGCATTATCTCagcttcaacttttaaaaaacactagCGAATACAGGCATAATTTTGGGGTAAGTTGATACTGTGCTGCCAAGCAGTTGCATGTTAGATCCCCAAGGCTATCCTGAAagacaaatgttttttttttttttattttatttttaaactttacataattgtgttagttttgccaaatatcaaaatgaatccaccacaggtatacatgtgttccccatcctgaaccctcctccctcctccctccccataccatccctctgggtcgtcccagtgcactagccccaagcatccagtatcgtgcatcgaacctggactggcaactcatttcttacatgatattttacatgtttcaatgtcattctcccaaatcttcccaccctctccctcttccacagagtccataagactgttctatacatcagtgtctcttttgctgtctcgtacaccgggttattgttaccatctttctaaattccatatatatgcgttagtatactgtattgatgtttttccttctggcttacttcactctgtataataggctccagtttcatccacctcattagaactgattcaaatgtattctttttaatggctgagtaatactccattaaattttttaaaaaacttttgattTGGTATCGGGCTGTAGCCAATTAAcagtattgtgatagtttcaggtgaacagtgaaggggcTTGGTcatgcatgtacatgtatccattcttccccaaaccagactaatttttaaaatttttgctgttttaattttttttttaggaatgcGTTATAAGCGAAGAGGAGTggataaaaatggaaatgttgCAAATTATGTGGAGACTGAGCAGTTAATTCATGTGCATAATCACACTCTGTCATTTATTCAGACACGAGGCTCTGTGCCTGTCTTCTGGAGCCAGGTTGGGTATAGATATAATCCAAGACCTCGGCTGGACAGAAGTAAGCCTGTCAGTTATTTGGTTTGCAAATGATGATTTCAGAGGAGATGTTTTTAAAATCCTAGATACTTCATAGGTTTGGATTTATTTTGCCAGATAGTTCATTTAAGATGGTAGCTGGTACACTGAGATTTAATAGTGATACAATAATCTTAAAAGCATTAATAATAGTGGTTGCTGACAATTTAAGtaattaacaataaaaaattgCAAAGTAGAGTATCGCATAGCTTATTTCACAGATTTTAATTTGTTGTTTCTTTGAAGAATACTTTACTACAGTGCTTAATTTTGGAAAAGTGTAAATATAGCCAGTATGTGTAGAAGCAGGAAATACCTTAACGAGACAGTGTCTTCATGGAATAAGTAAAATCTCTTTTCAGATGTTTGCTGTGAAAGGTTTGTTGTTTGAAATATTAAGGATTTAATTTCTTCAAGTATTTTAACTGGAATAGCTAAATCATATTAATATAATTAGATTACTCAAAGGGGctgattttaaaattgtttacagAATATTGTTCACTCAAAACTTAATTCATATTTGTGAGACTTCagtaaactttaatttttaatatcctTGCTTTAAGgggtttttattaatttattataaacCACATGAAACCTTTTCTGACAAGTTGGTTGAATATATAGATTAAATGCCACAGTTTCATAGTTGACATCTTTAGTATGTTTCAGTTTAGTCTAATTGggggaaaaagagaaatcaaatctTTAGCTTAgcacttcatttaaaaatactagttTTAGACAATCTTGGTTACATTTGGGCTGTCAGTGTTTAAAGTAAGAGTAAAGATGAAATAGACACTAAACTCTGTCTTAAACATGGGAAGGAAAAATAGATTTTGTATCACTTTTTCATAGGTGAAAAGGACACGGTTCCCTATTTCTGTGCCCATTTCGAAGAACAACTGAAAATTTACAAAAAACAGGTGGGATTTCATCTGTAGTAATGTGTTCCTTCATATTTTTAGAAATGGTTGTGCATCTGTTTAAATTTGAAGATAACGACATACGGCTCATAATTAAGTAAAACGGCATTTGTCATGACGTTAAGAAACACATAAGCTAAGAGTATTCTTTAACAATTATTGAGTCAGCTACTTTAAACTGTTTTAGATGAGATTAGTCTACTATCAGTTATCACAATCTGAGATATGTCTAGAGTAAGATATGAAAGGCATCTTTCAGGTCCACCTCTTTGAGGTAACAATTAGAAATAACCTtcagtatctttttttctttgcacaCCTTTCTTATGTATTCATACAGTCAATATGTAGATATGTGAACATATAAACCAAAATCATTTGAGAACTGTTGGGTGAAAT is a window of Bos taurus isolate L1 Dominette 01449 registration number 42190680 breed Hereford chromosome 26, ARS-UCD2.0, whole genome shotgun sequence DNA encoding:
- the INPP5F gene encoding phosphatidylinositide phosphatase SAC2 isoform X3, encoding MELFQAKDHYILQQGERALWCSRRDGGLQLRPATDLLLAWNPICLGLVEGVIGKIQLHSDLPWWLILIRQKALVGKLPGDHEVCKVTKIAVLSLSEMEPQDLELELCKKHHFGINKPEKIIPSPDDSKFLLKTFTHIKSNVSAPNKKKVKESKEKEKLERRLLEELLKMFMDSESFYYSLTYDLTNSVQRQSAGEDPRPLWQKVDDRFFWNKYMIQDLTEIGVSSCF